CGGCTTCCGGTTCAGTTTTGCGGTTATCGGCACCATATTGGGCGCAGCCATTGTCCTGCCTATCGTGAATGCGGCAAGCGACACCCATAAGGGATATTCGAATGTCGGTTTGATTTTCGGTATCATCATGGCGGGGACGATTTTAATCACCTTTTTCACCGTACGCGAGACCGAACAAAATCACGTTATTTCAAAACAAAAATTTTTCGGAACGTTTGCGGTGGTTTTTAAAAACAAACACTATATGCGGCTCGCCGCGGTCTATACCCTGAACCTCACCGGCCTCACCTTTGTCCAGACCATGCTAGTGTATTATTTTAAATACATCTATCAAAACGAAGGCATGACCACCATTGCCATGATTTTATTGCTCGGCGTCGCCATGGTCTGTATTCCGGTCTCGGTGCTGATTTCCAAGCGCATCGGAAAAAAGCGCACCTATCAGATTGCGCTCGGTATTCTTGCGGTCTGCTGCCTCGGGATGTTCTTCTTCGCGCACATTCTCGGCATGACGTTCACGTTTGTCGTGATGGCCATCGCCGGCATCGGTCTCGGTTTTGCTTATGTGCCACCGTTCGCCATGCTGCCCGACGTGGTGGAAGTGGACGCAGTACAGACCAAGAGCCGCAAGGAGGGCGCTTATTACGGCATGTGGACCTTCTTTTCCAAAATCGGTGTCGCGCTTGCCGCGGCCCTCTCGGGTGCATTCTTAAGCCTTGCCAGTTTTGTGCCGAATGAGGTCGCCCAGACGGATTCCGCGCTTTTCACCATCCGTCTGTTAATCGGCCCGATCCCTGCCGTGATTTTTATCGCAGCCATCCTGCTCGTCCAACGCTACCAACTCGACGAAAAGACCTACAACGCCATCCTCGCCGGGGAGAAATAATTTCACAGAATATAAATACAAGAAGCGTTCCGCTAAAACGGAACGCTTTTGCTTTAATATCACTTAATTCACATTTATTGCTTCGCCGCCAGCTTCAATCCGCAAATCTTTTTATAATCCTCAAAAACTTGTTCACTGTCCGCTTTGAGGATCATCCATTTGCCGATTTTCATATAATCACCCGCCTTGCGGTACGATTCGGCGGTATAGTCACCGAGCACCGGCAAAAGCAGCTCCATCTGCGCGTCCAGCTTATACCCGATGATGATCATCACATAAAATGTCCCCCGGCGCGGATACCAAGTCCCGAACGCCTGTCCGCTCTTTTGAAACTTGACGTTCCACATGGGCATTCCGCTGCACCCGCTGTAAGTCAGCTTCGGTTTAATCTTATAAGCGGTTTCAAAATACTCGATCAGCGACAGCCACAGCCCCTTGACCGGCCCGACATACTCTGCGATATCGAGCAACGTCGGTTCTTTGTCCTTCAGGAAAAGTTTATTCCATTCTTGTTGTTCCATGATGATTCACCGTCCTTATAACAAAATCTACGCCTTGCTTTACTTCGTGTTTTATCGGGTATTTTGAATATTTTGTAATTTTATCATACCATACCGCTCCGAAAATAGCAACTGATAACTCAGAATTGCTGTCTGTCGAAAAATTCTATATTTCCCGCTTGACAGATTCGCGTGTTTTGTTTTATAATAACTCTTGCACTTTCGGATTTTCCGAAACGCTTTTTATCTGCGGGTATGGCGGAATTGGCAGACGCGTATGGTTCAGGTCCATATGCTCGCAAGAGTATGCAGGTTCAAGTCCTGTTACCCGCACCACTAAAAGAACGCTAATTTTGATACGATGAGTAGCAAAGTCAGCGTTCTTATGCTATCGGCAGGAAGTTTATATTGGGAGAAAACAATGAAATATTATAAGAAGATTATCGGAGAGCACTTATATCTTTCACCCGTCAACTCGGATGAAGTTGATACTTATTTAAAATGGATGAATGAGGATAAAACGCTCGCAGTAAATTTCGGCCAATATCCTCTGATGGTTTCATCAAAAAGTGATTTGAATTGGCTTTATGAACCACCCAAAAATATGCATCGTTTTGCGATAGTTCTTCTTGACAATGATGTGTTGATAGGAAGCATAAGTCTTCACAACATAGATCATCTAAACCGCAACGCCTATATTGGTATCTTTATCGGCAACGAGGAACAAAGAGGCAAAGGATACGGTGCCGAAGCTATTCGACTGATACTTAGCTATGGATTTAAGACAATGAACCTTCATAGTATAAATCTTACCGTACATTCGGATAATTACGGCGGTATCAAATGCTACAAAAAGGTAGGATTCCAAGAAGTCGGAAGATTGCCGGAGGTGCTTTTCATAAACGGAAAGTATGTTGATAAGATTTACATGAGTATACTTGAAAACGAGTTTTTAGGATAGATTGCAGATACCTAAACCACCCCTGCTTGGGCTTCACGTTTCGCGCGGCGAAATACTTCACTTCGGCGCAAGCCAACGCTTCACGTCGCTTTTTGCTTCACTTCAATTCGTTCTTTATTTATGTGATGAAAATCGCTTGTTCTCTCTTTCCACCGCTTGGCAGATCAGGAATCATTTAATGGGTTGACTGTCATAACACTTAGCGTTATAATCTAACTCGGCTCACAAGAGCGAAATCTTTGTCACATGACATAAAGATTTTTGCATGATTACGACGAAAAGTAATTTGCAAAGGTCTTTTTATTTTTGCAAAAAAACAAAATTTAAATAAAACGTCATGTGAAACGGTAAGGAGGAACCCATGAAAATTTACAAGAAAATGATCAGCACACTGGCGGCATTGCTGATAGTGGTCAGCATGTTTGCATTCGCCGCTTTTGCGGCAACAACCGGAACTGTGCGCGTTGCGACTTCAAGCTACTTGAATGTGCGTTCCGCTACCGGCAGTACGGCACCCATCATCGGCAGGCTTGCAAACGGCACGCAGATTTCCATCCTCGGCAGCAGCAACGGCTGGTACCAAATCTCATATAACGGCACAACAGGATGGGTATACGGACAATACATAACCGTTTCGAACGACAAAGAGCAAATTGTCGTGAACGCGGCAAACAGCGCAATCGGTGTTCGTTATGTATTCGGCGGCGCAACATTGAACGGTATGGATTGTTCGGGCCTGGTCGTTTACAGCTACGCAAAAGCGGGCATCACGCTTCCGCATTCGTCTTCACAGCAGTCCTCGCTCGGTGTTGCGGTCAGCAGGGCAAATCTGAAACCCGGCGACCTCGTGTTTTTTGACACGGACGGCGGACTGAACAACATCAATCACGTTGGCATCTATATCGGCAACAATAACTTCATCAGCGCCCAGTCCGGCGCGGGGTATGTAAAAATGGCATCTCTCACGAACACTTATTGGTCGTCAAGATATATGACCGCCAGAAGAATTATCAACGCATAACATGCCAAAATCAAAACCGCTTATTGATAGATTTTCTATCAATAAGCGGTTTTCTTTTTTATTCCAGTAAGGATATTTTCGAAAAAAATCTTTTTAATGGATTATTTTATCGATTGATATTTCATCTGCAAATCATGATATTTAAATAAAACATTAATTAATTCGGTGTTGTATGTTTCCCATGAATGGCGGGGGAAAGAGGGGCAGAGTCTATAATTCTTTCCGTCAAAACTCACATCAACGGTAAAGACTTAGCATAAAATGCACTTCCTTTAAGTAATTTTAACGACCTAAAACCTCTTTAAACCCTCATCTAAAATTTCAACCAACCGGTCGAAACATCCTGCAGCCTCACGGAGCAGAGCGGCGATTTTGATGCGCTTTTCGGGGTCTTTCATAACCTCATTTGAGACATTAAACCCACCGCCGAGGTTTTGGAGCTCTCTCCAAATTCCGCCCTTGCCGTCGCCGTTTCCGATTCTGAAGAACTGAGCGGCTATTTGATTTTTCATATCGTTGGATTGCGGATTGAGCTCCGCAAATCGATGTAAAAGAGAGGCATGCGGTGCGTCGATGATATTGTTTGCCCACGCGTTTGTCGCCATGCTGCAAAAATAGACCCCGTAATTCGCCCATAAATCGGTTTCGTTTTCAAACCGCTCGTTTTCAACATCATCCGCCCAGGCGCGAAATGCTGCCGCCCCGTAGCATTTTCCGTCGCTTTCGGGCAATGTCAGCCAAATCCGCATCTTCTTAACCGCAGCAAAGACAAGGTCTGCATAAACAACATCGTGTTTTTTATCGCCGATAAAAATCCAGTCCTGTTTCACGGTATTTCCGGTTTCATATCTGACAATTTTATCATAAGGGTTGGTATACAACAATATGTTTCCGTTATCCTCATATCCGACAAAAAGGCAATAGGTGAATTCGGAATTGGCCGTCGGCGTATCGGCCATCGTGGTTCTGACAAGAACCGGAATGCCTTTATCAATAAACGCCATTACCTTTTGTCTATATCGTTCTTTTTCCGAGTTGATCTGTTCGGCGGTGATGTAAGTATAATCATAACCGATGGCGTCAAATACATAACGGATATGTTTCTCCCCGGCACGAAACCCCGATACGCAATATTCGCAGAGTGTTGACGGATTTTTGTCATAAATTTGCGTTAAACCGTCCCCCGTTATCCAAGAGAAATTCCAATAATCCAATTGATTTTCGCCCGATCCCTCATTGAGGGACTTTCGCTCCATGATAAATGCCATGCAATCGTCGAACGGATAGTTTTTCCCCTCCATTCCGTTTGCGATCCCCCGAATATCGAGTAATCGATTGCTGCTTTGTCTCATTTTCATCCTCCGCTGATTGTAGCATCGCTTTTGATTTTGCCGAAACATCGGTGATCTTCATCAATTCTGTCCCGTTCCCTTCGACCCAGAATTTATTGTAACACTTAACCCTGCGTCAATGTCAACCGAATTAAAAAATTATTTCGATTTATGTATAAAATTTATGAATATGGGCATATTATAAAATTTATACCTAATACTCCCACAGAGCTAAAAAAATTCCGCAAACCCGCTTTAAATGCGGCATCTTGTAACGGGCGCTGAATTAAAATGATGACGGGAGATATTTTTCGCTGCGGCAACCGGTATTCCAGATAACACGGAGCCGGCTCCGCCCGTTGACACAAAATCGATTTCGGGATATAATACCACAAGAACCAACGTTCGACTCATTCGTGAAAAGGAGCAGTCAATATGCCGTTAGTAACAAGCAAAGAGATGTTTAAGAAGGCCTATGACGGCGGATACGCCATCGGCGCGTTCAACGTCAACAATATGGAGATCATCCAGGGCATCACCGAAGCCGCCAAAGAAGAAAATGCCCCGTTGATTCTTCAGGTTTCCTCCGGCGCGCGTAAGTACGCCAACCATACCTATCTGATGAAACTGGTCGAAGCCGCGCTCATCGAAACCGACCTGCCCATCTGCGTCCATCTGGACCACGGCGATACGTTCGAGCTGTGCAAATCCTGCGTCGACGGCGGATTTACCTCGGTCATGATCGACGGCTCCCATTTTTCGTTTGACCAAAATGTAGAGCTGACGAAAAAAGTAGTCGAATATGCCCATGCCAAAGGCGCTGTTGTCGAAGGCGAACTGGGCCGTCTGGCCGGCATCGAAGACGCTGTCAATGTCAGCGCCGAAGATTCGTCCTATACCCGCCCCGAGGAAGTTGAGGAATTCGTCGCCCGCACCGGCGTCGATTCGCTCGCAATCGCCATCGGCACCTCCCACGGCGCGTATAAATTCAAACCCGGCACCAAACCGCAGCTTCGTTTTGACATCCTCGACGAAGTCACCAAACGCCTTCCCGGCTTTCCGATCGTTCTGCACGGCGCTTCCAGCGTCATGCCCGAATTCGTGAAGATGATCAACGACAACGGCGGAAATATGCCCGACGCCATCGGCGTTCCCGAGGATCAGCTGCGCCAGGCAGCCAGAAGCGCGGTCTGCAAGATCAACATCGACTCCGACCTGCGTCTTGCGATGACCGGCACGATCCGTCAGTATTTCGCTCAGCATCCGGATCATTTCGACCCGCGCCAATACCTCAAACCCGCGCGTGAGAACATCAAAGTGCTTGTAAAGCATAAGCTCGTCGAAGTTTTAGGCTGCGCAGGCAAAGCGTAAACACCTGAAATCAAAAGGCCGGTACGATTTGTACCGGCTTTTTAAATTTGTGATGGACAAAAGGAAACGCGATGGCGGAAACTGCAGCGAACATGAATCTCTTTAAAAAAGAACCCTCCTTTCGGAGGGTTCTTTTTTAAGTATAATCCACTTCCCTGTTTCGGGCGAAATTCTGCGCCCGCTGAACCAGGCAGTCGATGACGTCTTCGGGGGAGAGGATTCCGTGATCGGCTTCCATCTCAGCCCAGTTGGCTTTGGCTTTCGGATCGGGATTCGACATTCCCTCCATGATTGCCATACCAATCTCTCTGCGGACTTCCTCTACCGTGACGCCGTTAAGTAAAGCCACTTTTTCAAGAACACCCGCAATTTTTTCCTTGTTCATACCCATCCTGTCCCTTTCTTCGCTATGTATTTCTTTTCGAACAATTTCACATACTTTTTTGTTCGAAATCTCGCGTGGTTTCCGCGCCGCGCCCCCGCTGCAGGCACGAGCTCGTCCACTGAATAAAGGGTATCACATTGCGATTATCGAAACATGTCGAAAGGTGAAGGAAAAAATAAAATCTTTAAAGATATTGAGTATTTATACGAGCCGCTGTCCGTTGATGATGACGTGAAATTCAAGCCCCAATTTTTCTGCGGCTTTTCGGCACAGCAGCATCCGGGTTAGAAAGATCTCAAAATATTCGATCGCTGAAAAACGGCCGGTATCGATGGTCAGCTTAAGCTCAACAGCGGTCTTCTCTTCGTTGATCTGAGTCGTCGCCTTCTTGACCGAATAATTCACCCGGTCATGGATATCAAATTTTGCGACATCACGATTGCGTACACGGCTGCGGCGCACATCGGTCTTGTCGGCTAAAATCAATGCGGCGGCGACCGCGTTGACGGCTTCGGCGGTGCCCTCGTCGTGGTTGCCGATGGCGGTCACAATGGTCGCGATATCCTCCGGGCTTGCACCCATATTGTCCAAAATCCGAAATGCCATCACAGCACCGCTCTGGGCATGCTCGATGCGGTTGACGAGGTTGCCGATATCGTGCAAATATCCCGCGATCCGGGCGAGTTCGATCTCACGCTCAGAATAACCGAGTGTCGTTAAGATATAGTTGGCAGTCGAGGCAACCTTCAGTACATGCGAAAAGCTGTGTTCGGTGTAGCCGAGCGCAATCAGCGATTCGTCCGCGCGGGTGATGTAGGTTTTGACGGCGGAATTATTTTTTACCTGTTCGAATGTAATCATTTATCATTATTCCTTCCTTTTCCGATTCGATATTATTTTATTAAAAGAACTCCTTGATCTGAAAACTTTTTTCACTTTAAAAGTTTAACGTTTTCGTCCCCGAGCAATGATTTAAATTGGCGCAGCAGCCCGTCAGTGGGTACGACCCAAAGATTCCTGGGCGCTCTGACAAGTTTTTTATCGTCTTTAAAATAACAGTAGAGCGGTGTATCGCCCGGGCAGAACTGAACGATGTATCTGACCTGTTCCATGTTCGGATCGTCCTTGGATAAAAGCTGCAGATAAATTCCCGCTTTGGTATCCGTAACCGGTTCCGGCTCCTCTTTTGGCACAGGCGGCAGATTGCTGTCGTCCGGTGCGGAGATTGCCGCGGCGATCAATTTAACTTCATAGGTGTCCTGTTCCTCTGTGTCGCTCTCGCGAACCGAAATTCTTCCCGAAAACGACAGGGCTTTGCCGTTCGTCAGTAAATCGGCGCTCTTTCCGTATAAATCGGCGAACACCACGACTTCGATTCCAGCGGTTTTATCCTCTATTGTGACAAAGGCCATATTTTGTCCGTTTTTCGTCATCTTGACGGTTTTTGAAGCGACCACGCCGAGCAGCTCTATATGTTTGCCGTCCAGTTCCGGGGCATTTTCACCGAGCAAAGAGGAGATGTCCGGAATCTTATGCTGCCGTTTCAGCCCCTCGAATTTGTCCAGAGGGTGTGCCGAAAG
This window of the Oscillospiraceae bacterium genome carries:
- a CDS encoding SH3 domain-containing C40 family peptidase, with product MKIYKKMISTLAALLIVVSMFAFAAFAATTGTVRVATSSYLNVRSATGSTAPIIGRLANGTQISILGSSNGWYQISYNGTTGWVYGQYITVSNDKEQIVVNAANSAIGVRYVFGGATLNGMDCSGLVVYSYAKAGITLPHSSSQQSSLGVAVSRANLKPGDLVFFDTDGGLNNINHVGIYIGNNNFISAQSGAGYVKMASLTNTYWSSRYMTARRIINA
- the fba gene encoding class II fructose-1,6-bisphosphate aldolase, encoding MPLVTSKEMFKKAYDGGYAIGAFNVNNMEIIQGITEAAKEENAPLILQVSSGARKYANHTYLMKLVEAALIETDLPICVHLDHGDTFELCKSCVDGGFTSVMIDGSHFSFDQNVELTKKVVEYAHAKGAVVEGELGRLAGIEDAVNVSAEDSSYTRPEEVEEFVARTGVDSLAIAIGTSHGAYKFKPGTKPQLRFDILDEVTKRLPGFPIVLHGASSVMPEFVKMINDNGGNMPDAIGVPEDQLRQAARSAVCKINIDSDLRLAMTGTIRQYFAQHPDHFDPRQYLKPARENIKVLVKHKLVEVLGCAGKA
- a CDS encoding MFS transporter gives rise to the protein MKNEETTAVKKTKLPFGVKMGYGVGDLGGNLFFTAMGFYSLIYLTDTVGIASALAGAAILIGKFWDAVTDPMMGYISDRTRSRWGRRRPYFLFGALPLLLSMWYFFSAPDFQNRQTLGFLWALFALCLLNTAYTVVNIPYGSLTPDLTKDFKERTSLNGFRFSFAVIGTILGAAIVLPIVNAASDTHKGYSNVGLIFGIIMAGTILITFFTVRETEQNHVISKQKFFGTFAVVFKNKHYMRLAAVYTLNLTGLTFVQTMLVYYFKYIYQNEGMTTIAMILLLGVAMVCIPVSVLISKRIGKKRTYQIALGILAVCCLGMFFFAHILGMTFTFVVMAIAGIGLGFAYVPPFAMLPDVVEVDAVQTKSRKEGAYYGMWTFFSKIGVALAAALSGAFLSLASFVPNEVAQTDSALFTIRLLIGPIPAVIFIAAILLVQRYQLDEKTYNAILAGEK
- a CDS encoding DUF3788 family protein, whose protein sequence is MEQQEWNKLFLKDKEPTLLDIAEYVGPVKGLWLSLIEYFETAYKIKPKLTYSGCSGMPMWNVKFQKSGQAFGTWYPRRGTFYVMIIIGYKLDAQMELLLPVLGDYTAESYRKAGDYMKIGKWMILKADSEQVFEDYKKICGLKLAAKQ
- a CDS encoding HD domain-containing protein is translated as MITFEQVKNNSAVKTYITRADESLIALGYTEHSFSHVLKVASTANYILTTLGYSEREIELARIAGYLHDIGNLVNRIEHAQSGAVMAFRILDNMGASPEDIATIVTAIGNHDEGTAEAVNAVAAALILADKTDVRRSRVRNRDVAKFDIHDRVNYSVKKATTQINEEKTAVELKLTIDTGRFSAIEYFEIFLTRMLLCRKAAEKLGLEFHVIINGQRLV
- a CDS encoding GNAT family protein translates to MKYYKKIIGEHLYLSPVNSDEVDTYLKWMNEDKTLAVNFGQYPLMVSSKSDLNWLYEPPKNMHRFAIVLLDNDVLIGSISLHNIDHLNRNAYIGIFIGNEEQRGKGYGAEAIRLILSYGFKTMNLHSINLTVHSDNYGGIKCYKKVGFQEVGRLPEVLFINGKYVDKIYMSILENEFLG
- a CDS encoding sporulation initiation factor Spo0A — translated: MNKEKIAGVLEKVALLNGVTVEEVRREIGMAIMEGMSNPDPKAKANWAEMEADHGILSPEDVIDCLVQRAQNFARNREVDYT